The genomic segment CCATCAAGAAACTGCACCCGCCGGCGGTGAGGGGCAAGGAGATTACCCTTTACTCCATCAGGCAGGAGGGCCAGGCCCCGCCCCGGTTCGTGATCGAGAGCAACCTGCCCAATCTGATACCCACCAACTATCTGCGTTATCTCCAGAGTAGCCTGCACACCCGGCTGGCCATCACCGGCACGCCCATCAGGCTGATGTTCCAAAGGTCCAAGGCGCCCTCGGGCTGGAAGAAGCGGCAGATGCTGGATTTCGGGAAGAGGCCCAAGTTCCGGGCGGAACTGGAAAACAGCAAGTAAGGTAAATTACATTATATAAGGAAGCCGGGTGCAATATGAGCAAAGCATCTTTTTCGAGAATAATCGAAATCGTAATTGGTCTTGTGGCAATATTATTCGCACTTATTTACATATTGATTTCAATCCCTGAATTAGTTAGTAGCTACAACAGGATTAATAACTTATTTAGAATAGTATCTTTTACTATTTTATTTAGCTTCAATTTGACTTGTTTAATATCCTCCGGCATTGTAGTAGTATGGGAAAAATACAAAAAACCATTTTTTTGGTTTAATTTAAATTGTTTGTCGTTAGTCTTGTTACTAGTTTATAGTTTAATAGATATGGCAGGACAATCAGAATCGTTTCTGTCATTTATAATAAACTATCTTTACGGATTATTATTCTATTTGCCAATTATTTTATTGTTTTTGTTTTTCTGTAGTTACTTTAGAAAACGTTATACTACTAATTATTCGGGGAAATTAATTACTTGATTTGTTTTAACGAATTTGTGTTTAACGTCAAGGGTAAAAAGAGAACTTTATGTTGTATCGTATACTATTCATCATAGGAGCTTACCTGACCGGAGGCATTCCCTTCGGCTACCTGGCCGGGAAAATGCTTAAAGGCATTGACATCCGGGAGCATGGCAGCAAGAACGTGGGGGCCACCAATGTTCTTCGGGTCATCGGTAAAGGTCCGGGGATAGCGGTCTACCTGCTGGACGCCGTAAAGGGCCTGCTGCCGGTTCTATTGGCCCAAATGCTCTGGCCGGCCGCCACGCCCCAGCAGCAATGGTTCCACATTGCAGTCGCCCTGGCCGCCATTCTGGGCCACGTCTTCACCCCGTATCTCAAATTCAAAGGCGGCAAGGGCGTGGCCACGGCCTCCGGGGCCATGCTGGGGCTGGCGCCGCTGCCGCTGCTGGCCGCCTTGCTGGTCTTTGCCCTGGTCTTTGGCCTTACCCGCTATGTTTCGCTGGGCTCCATCTGCGCCTCGATAACCTTTCCCATCGGGGTGGCCGTTCAGTTGATACTGAAGGGCGAAGATCCTTTTGCTCCGATGCTGGCGGTGGGCTGGTTCGTGGTGCTGCTGATACTGGTGACCCACAAGGCCAACATCGTGCGGTTGATGCATGGCAATGAGAACAGGATCAGTTTCAAGAAGGCCCAGCCAACAAAATAATATTCTTTGGAAACCTTCCCACGAAACACACGAAATGATCTAAAATATTTATCGTTATTTTTTCGTGCTCTTTGGTGGGGAATAGGTATTGATCAATGTCACATAAAACCAAGAACATATCCATCCTAGGCGCAGGCAACTGGGGCACCACCCTGGCCGTGATCCTGGCCGAGCAGGGCCACCGGGTGCGGCTTTGGGAATATCTGCCCCAGGCAGCGGAAGAGATCCAGCGTATCCGCCAGAACAGGCAGTTCCTGCCGGGGGTAACCATTCCCCAAGGCGTGGCCGTAAGTTCCGATCTGGGCCTTTCATTGCAGAGGGCTGATATCTGTTTCCTGGCGCTGCCATCCTCAGTGCTCAGGAAGGTCTGCGAACAGGCCTATCCATTGCTGTCTTCGGACACAGTGATCGTCAGCGCCATCAAAGGCTTGGAGGACAAGACCCGCCTGCGGATGTCGCAGGTCATAGAACAGACACTGAAGGAAAAGGCCGGGCGGCTGACGGTATTGTCCGGCCCCAATATCGCTTCCGAGATCGCCCGCCATCTGCCTGCCACCACTGTCGCATCTTCCGCCGATCTGCCGGCCGCCCAGGAAGTACAGTCTGCCCTGATGTCCCGGTATCTGCGGGTCTACACCGGCAGCGATGTGGCGGGGGCCGAGCTGGGCGGGAGTCTGAAGAACGTTATCGCCATCGCGGCCGGGATCATAGACGGGATGGAACTGGGGGCCAACACCAAGGGGGCGCTTCTGACCCGGGGACTGGCCGAGATCACCCGGCTGGGAACAGCTCTGGGAGCCGATCCGGCCACTTTCGCCGGCCTTACCGGAATGGGGGACCTGATCACCACCTGTTCCAGCCCGCAAAGCCGCAACCATATCGTGGGAAGCAGGATCGGCCAGGGACAAAGACTGGACGACATCTTAAAGGAAATGGTGATGGTGGCCGAGGGGGTGAATACCGCCAAGGCGGCCTACGAATTGTCAAAAGAATATCGAATAGAGATGCCCATCACCGAGCAGATGTACCTGG from the candidate division TA06 bacterium genome contains:
- the plsY gene encoding glycerol-3-phosphate 1-O-acyltransferase PlsY; amino-acid sequence: MLYRILFIIGAYLTGGIPFGYLAGKMLKGIDIREHGSKNVGATNVLRVIGKGPGIAVYLLDAVKGLLPVLLAQMLWPAATPQQQWFHIAVALAAILGHVFTPYLKFKGGKGVATASGAMLGLAPLPLLAALLVFALVFGLTRYVSLGSICASITFPIGVAVQLILKGEDPFAPMLAVGWFVVLLILVTHKANIVRLMHGNENRISFKKAQPTK
- a CDS encoding NAD(P)-dependent glycerol-3-phosphate dehydrogenase produces the protein MSHKTKNISILGAGNWGTTLAVILAEQGHRVRLWEYLPQAAEEIQRIRQNRQFLPGVTIPQGVAVSSDLGLSLQRADICFLALPSSVLRKVCEQAYPLLSSDTVIVSAIKGLEDKTRLRMSQVIEQTLKEKAGRLTVLSGPNIASEIARHLPATTVASSADLPAAQEVQSALMSRYLRVYTGSDVAGAELGGSLKNVIAIAAGIIDGMELGANTKGALLTRGLAEITRLGTALGADPATFAGLTGMGDLITTCSSPQSRNHIVGSRIGQGQRLDDILKEMVMVAEGVNTAKAAYELSKEYRIEMPITEQMYLVLFHDKSPRLAVEALMTRDPKSEK